A window of Spirochaetota bacterium contains these coding sequences:
- a CDS encoding M23 family metallopeptidase, with protein MDHSYDHLVRKKKLSVRIEQFVRRILRAIHQKGMEMQTIMFVPHSEKSILNFHLYNYTIAFAALVLIGILVLALAFSFKREPADANLKPLREEDRKMMLSLGKYHDSARELQREFDAYESALKNLYKASGMNYPQRERMAPATNDAKGIVFTYPRDAELLSKLGIRLDTSRPHLTNVYKFVDARRMLLTAMPSAWPVRDYAGQRTSGFGVRMSPFAKKYVYHKGVDLAYIQGTPIIATADGVVAYAGWLGGYGHAVIIDHKFGYRSLYAHNYRLNVVPGKRVRKGDTIAFMGKTGKTTGVHLHYEVRLGDVPVDPWSYMTTRF; from the coding sequence ATGGACCACAGCTACGACCACCTTGTCCGCAAGAAAAAGCTTTCCGTGCGCATCGAGCAGTTCGTTCGGCGCATACTTCGTGCCATCCACCAGAAAGGCATGGAGATGCAGACGATAATGTTCGTCCCGCATTCCGAGAAGAGCATCCTCAATTTTCACCTCTATAATTACACCATCGCATTCGCTGCGCTCGTGCTCATCGGCATTCTCGTGCTCGCACTCGCCTTCTCGTTCAAACGCGAACCGGCGGACGCCAATCTGAAGCCGCTCAGGGAAGAGGACCGGAAGATGATGCTCTCCCTCGGAAAATACCATGACAGCGCGAGGGAATTGCAGCGCGAATTCGATGCGTATGAATCGGCGTTGAAGAACCTGTACAAGGCATCCGGCATGAATTACCCGCAGCGTGAGCGTATGGCACCAGCCACCAACGACGCGAAAGGCATCGTCTTCACCTATCCGCGCGACGCGGAGCTCCTCTCGAAGCTCGGCATTCGCCTCGATACCTCGCGTCCGCACCTGACGAACGTGTATAAATTCGTCGATGCACGGCGGATGCTCCTTACTGCCATGCCGTCAGCCTGGCCGGTGAGGGATTATGCGGGGCAGCGGACGAGCGGTTTCGGCGTACGCATGTCGCCGTTCGCCAAGAAATACGTGTATCATAAGGGCGTTGACCTCGCCTATATACAGGGCACGCCCATCATCGCCACCGCTGACGGCGTCGTCGCGTATGCCGGCTGGCTCGGCGGCTACGGGCACGCGGTGATCATCGATCACAAATTCGGGTATCGCTCGCTCTATGCGCATAACTATCGGCTGAACGTGGTACCCGGCAAGCGCGTACGCAAGGGCGACACAATAGCGTTCATGGGAAAGACGGGAAAGACCACGGGGGTGCATCTCCATTATGAAGTACGCCTCGGCGATGTCCCCGTCGACCCCTGGTCGTACATGACGACGCGGTTCTAA
- a CDS encoding murein transglycosylase domain-containing protein, which produces MKRTIRTAALLVGVIGMLGAQSSLSKIQERTGGVKSAIEQKSTAHETSIADRTKTLEAKIQRLWDRIEKSTRYDYVSYSEDAKKKTKVAFEDGAVTVEVIDSEKNENRQGMLTSINDRIIAVRDDKDAGGDQYLRNQLTEGDMQRARDATKRTIYKAPDGETKVKYTATVPLKKDNMTERARIYYPYVKKFSQKHGISLDLTLSIIEVESAFNPYSDNGIAYGLMQLVPDSASDAAKTALGSKQYISIQQLKAPDLNINLGTALLNQFYTYKAYFEPFRDYQYKHELMGVAGYNCGAPRIRRWIDANRSLLKASDSDFYSALSASLPYETKRYIVKVPERRAKYQALVAAVESGN; this is translated from the coding sequence ATGAAAAGAACGATACGTACTGCCGCACTACTGGTCGGTGTGATCGGCATGCTCGGGGCGCAATCATCGCTCTCGAAGATCCAGGAGCGCACCGGCGGCGTGAAGAGCGCCATAGAGCAGAAGTCGACGGCGCATGAGACCTCTATCGCGGACAGGACAAAAACGCTCGAGGCGAAGATACAGCGGCTCTGGGACAGGATAGAGAAGTCGACGCGTTATGATTATGTATCGTACTCCGAGGATGCGAAGAAGAAGACAAAGGTCGCGTTCGAGGACGGCGCTGTCACCGTCGAGGTCATCGATTCCGAGAAGAACGAGAACAGGCAGGGCATGCTCACCTCGATCAATGACCGCATCATCGCAGTCAGGGACGATAAGGATGCCGGCGGCGATCAGTACCTCAGGAATCAGCTGACCGAAGGCGATATGCAGCGCGCACGCGATGCCACCAAACGCACGATCTACAAGGCCCCCGACGGCGAGACGAAGGTGAAATACACCGCGACCGTGCCGCTCAAAAAAGATAACATGACGGAGCGCGCACGGATCTACTATCCGTACGTGAAGAAATTCTCGCAGAAGCACGGCATATCGCTTGACCTTACGCTCTCCATCATCGAAGTGGAAAGCGCGTTCAACCCCTACTCGGACAACGGTATCGCCTACGGGCTCATGCAGCTCGTGCCCGACAGCGCGTCCGATGCGGCAAAGACCGCGCTCGGTTCAAAGCAGTACATATCGATACAGCAGCTGAAAGCGCCCGACCTCAACATCAATCTGGGCACCGCGCTCCTCAATCAGTTCTATACCTACAAGGCATATTTCGAGCCGTTCCGGGACTATCAGTACAAGCATGAGCTCATGGGTGTCGCCGGATATAATTGCGGCGCCCCGCGTATCCGCCGATGGATCGATGCGAACAGGTCGCTCCTCAAGGCATCCGACAGCGATTTCTACAGCGCCCTTTCGGCATCGCTTCCCTATGAAACGAAACGCTATATCGTCAAGGTCCCCGAGCGGCGTGCAAAATATCAGGCGCTTGTCGCCGCGGTAGAATCCGGGAATTGA
- a CDS encoding polymer-forming cytoskeletal protein, which produces MVYGENLLINSIIGEGTKLRGEFELNGLLRIDGEFIGKIAKGGRVLVGVNGKATASESMKPDEPFISAEIIIVGGKVKGHLRATKRLVLLATADLAGDIETPRIVAEEGVFFEGKCTVVKAPGDEADTLSDKKVIDMAKRSVAGH; this is translated from the coding sequence ATGGTATACGGCGAAAATCTTCTTATCAACAGCATCATCGGGGAGGGCACGAAGCTTCGCGGTGAATTCGAACTGAACGGGCTGCTCCGCATCGACGGGGAATTCATCGGAAAGATAGCGAAGGGCGGCCGCGTACTCGTCGGTGTCAATGGGAAAGCGACGGCGTCAGAATCGATGAAACCCGATGAACCCTTCATCAGCGCTGAGATCATCATTGTCGGCGGCAAGGTTAAGGGACATCTGCGCGCGACGAAGCGCCTCGTGCTTCTGGCTACCGCCGATCTTGCCGGCGATATCGAGACACCGCGCATCGTCGCCGAGGAAGGCGTTTTCTTCGAGGGAAAATGCACGGTCGTAAAGGCGCCGGGCGATGAAGCGGATACGCTGTCCGATAAAAAGGTCATCGATATGGCGAAGCGCTCGGTCGCCGGACATTAA